The proteins below are encoded in one region of Geothermobacter ehrlichii:
- a CDS encoding cob(I)yrinic acid a,c-diamide adenosyltransferase, whose translation MILDEINNALHLELIDLEQALDILKHKSPLLHLTLTGRDAHPQIIEVADTVSEIREIKHAFREKIEAQPGIDY comes from the coding sequence TTGATTCTTGACGAAATCAACAATGCCTTGCACCTGGAACTGATAGATCTGGAACAAGCTCTCGACATACTGAAGCACAAGTCGCCATTATTGCATCTGACCCTTACTGGTCGCGATGCCCACCCGCAAATTATTGAGGTGGCGGATACCGTTAGTGAGATCAGGGAAATCAAGCATGCCTTTCGAGAGAAAATCGAGGCTCAACCAGGGATCGATTACTGA
- a CDS encoding cob(I)yrinic acid a,c-diamide adenosyltransferase: MTLVIAGDGKGKTISDLGMALRAWGAGLRVCIIQFIKGTTYAGEWGGIKKMGSRVELIATGMGFCLPNASRASQAEHRKRSQAAIQLVHEKMASGHFDLLDS, translated from the coding sequence TTGACCCTGGTCATTGCCGGTGACGGCAAAGGAAAAACGATCTCGGACCTTGGCATGGCCCTGCGCGCCTGGGGGGCCGGTCTCAGGGTCTGCATCATTCAGTTCATCAAGGGGACCACCTATGCCGGGGAATGGGGCGGGATAAAAAAGATGGGGAGTAGGGTCGAGTTGATCGCCACCGGTATGGGGTTCTGCCTCCCGAACGCAAGCCGTGCTTCGCAGGCCGAACATCGGAAGAGATCCCAAGCGGCCATCCAATTGGTCCACGAAAAAATGGCGTCAGGCCATTTCGACCTTCTTGATTCTTGA